A window from Homo sapiens chromosome 15 genomic patch of type NOVEL, GRCh38.p14 PATCHES HSCHR15_9_CTG8 encodes these proteins:
- the LPCAT4 gene encoding lysophospholipid acyltransferase LPCAT4 isoform X2, which produces MSQGSPGDWAPLDPTPGPPASPNPFVHELHLSRLQRVKFCLLGALLAPIRVLLAFIVLFLLWPFAWLQVAGLSEEQLQEPITGWRKTVCHNGVLGLSRLLFFLLGFLRIRVRGQRASRLQAPVLVAAPHSTFFDPIVLLPCDLPKVVSRAENLSVPVIGALLRFNQAILVSRHDPASRRRVVEEVRRRATSGGKWPQVLFFPEGTCSNKKALLKFKPGAFIAGVPVQPVLIRYPNSLDTTSWAWRGPGVLKVLWLTASQPCSIVDVEFLPVYHPSPEESRDPTLYANNVQRVMAQALGIPATECEFVGSLPVIVVGRLKVALEPQLWELGKVLRKAGLSAGYVDAGAEPGRSRMISQEEFARQLQLSDPQTVAGAFGYFQQASSALKSNVIIMRRNKGEIIMVPRSFLI; this is translated from the exons ATGAGCCAGGGAAGTCCGGGGGACTGGGCCCCCCTAGATCCCACCCCCGGACCCCCAGCATCCCCCAACCCCTTCGTGCATGAGTTACATCTCTCTCGCCTCCAGAGGGTTAAG ttctgcctcctgggggcATTGCTGGCCCCCATCCGAGTGCTTCTGGCCTTTATCGTCCTCTTTCTCCTCTGGCCCTTTGCCTGGCTTCAAGTGGCCGGTCTTAGTGAGGAGCAGCTTCAGGAGCCAATTACAGGATGGAGGAA GACTGTGTGCCACAACGGGGTGCTAGGCCTGAGCCGCCTGCTGTTTTTCCTGCTGGGCTTCCTCCGGATTCGCGTTCGTGGCCAGCGAGCCTCTCGCCTTCAAGCCCCTGTCCTTGTTGCTGCCCCACACTCCACTTTCTTTGACCCCATTGTTCTGCTGCCCTGTGACCTGCCCAAAGTTGTGTCCCGAGCTGAGAACCTTTCCGTTCCTGTCATTGGAG CCCTTCTTCGATTCAACCAAGCCATCCTGGTATCCCGGCATGACCCGGCTTCTCGACGCAGAGTGGTGGAGGAGGTCCGAAGGCGGGCCACCTCAGGAGGCAAGTGGCCGCAG GTGCTATTCTTTCCTGAGGGCACCTGTTCCAACAAGAAGGCTTTGCTTAAGTTCAAACCAG GAGCCTTCATCGCAGGGGTGCCTGTGCAGCCTGTCCTCATCCGCTACCCCAACAGTCTG GACACCACCAGCTGGGCATGGAGGGGTCCTGGAGT ACTCAAAGTCCTCTGGCTCACAGCCTCTCAGCCCTGCAGCATTGTGGATGTGGAG TTCCTTCCTGTGTATCACCCCAGCCCTGAGGAGAGCAGGGACCCCACCCTCTATGCCAACAATGTTCAGAGGGTCATGGCACA GGCTCTGGGCATTCCAGCCACCGAATGTGAGTTTGTAGGGAGCTTACCTGTGATTGTGGTGGGCCGGCTGAAGGTGGCGTTGGAACCACAGCTCTGGGAACTGGGAAAAGTGCTTCGGAAGGCTGG GCTGTCCGCTGGCTATGTGGACGCTGGGGCAGAGCCAGGCCGGAGTCGAATGATCAGCCAGGAAGAGTTTGCCAGGCAGCTACAGCTCTCTGATCCTCAGACGGTGGCTGGTGCCTTTGGCTACTTCCAGCAG gcaTCCAGTGCATTGAAGAGCAATGTTATCATCATGAGGAGGAACAAGGGAGAAATAATCA TGGTCCCAAGGAGCTTTTTGATCTGA
- the LPCAT4 gene encoding lysophospholipid acyltransferase LPCAT4 isoform X1: MSQGSPGDWAPLDPTPGPPASPNPFVHELHLSRLQRVKFCLLGALLAPIRVLLAFIVLFLLWPFAWLQVAGLSEEQLQEPITGWRKTVCHNGVLGLSRLLFFLLGFLRIRVRGQRASRLQAPVLVAAPHSTFFDPIVLLPCDLPKVVSRAENLSVPVIGALLRFNQAILVSRHDPASRRRVVEEVRRRATSGGKWPQVLFFPEGTCSNKKALLKFKPGAFIAGVPVQPVLIRYPNSLDTTSWAWRGPGVLKVLWLTASQPCSIVDVEFLPVYHPSPEESRDPTLYANNVQRVMAQALGIPATECEFVGSLPVIVVGRLKVALEPQLWELGKVLRKAGLSAGYVDAGAEPGRSRMISQEEFARQLQLSDPQTVAGAFGYFQQASSALKSNVIIMRRNKGEIIRYQGFGGLPRCGPCTSSSGWGQEPGRANSSGL; this comes from the exons ATGAGCCAGGGAAGTCCGGGGGACTGGGCCCCCCTAGATCCCACCCCCGGACCCCCAGCATCCCCCAACCCCTTCGTGCATGAGTTACATCTCTCTCGCCTCCAGAGGGTTAAG ttctgcctcctgggggcATTGCTGGCCCCCATCCGAGTGCTTCTGGCCTTTATCGTCCTCTTTCTCCTCTGGCCCTTTGCCTGGCTTCAAGTGGCCGGTCTTAGTGAGGAGCAGCTTCAGGAGCCAATTACAGGATGGAGGAA GACTGTGTGCCACAACGGGGTGCTAGGCCTGAGCCGCCTGCTGTTTTTCCTGCTGGGCTTCCTCCGGATTCGCGTTCGTGGCCAGCGAGCCTCTCGCCTTCAAGCCCCTGTCCTTGTTGCTGCCCCACACTCCACTTTCTTTGACCCCATTGTTCTGCTGCCCTGTGACCTGCCCAAAGTTGTGTCCCGAGCTGAGAACCTTTCCGTTCCTGTCATTGGAG CCCTTCTTCGATTCAACCAAGCCATCCTGGTATCCCGGCATGACCCGGCTTCTCGACGCAGAGTGGTGGAGGAGGTCCGAAGGCGGGCCACCTCAGGAGGCAAGTGGCCGCAG GTGCTATTCTTTCCTGAGGGCACCTGTTCCAACAAGAAGGCTTTGCTTAAGTTCAAACCAG GAGCCTTCATCGCAGGGGTGCCTGTGCAGCCTGTCCTCATCCGCTACCCCAACAGTCTG GACACCACCAGCTGGGCATGGAGGGGTCCTGGAGT ACTCAAAGTCCTCTGGCTCACAGCCTCTCAGCCCTGCAGCATTGTGGATGTGGAG TTCCTTCCTGTGTATCACCCCAGCCCTGAGGAGAGCAGGGACCCCACCCTCTATGCCAACAATGTTCAGAGGGTCATGGCACA GGCTCTGGGCATTCCAGCCACCGAATGTGAGTTTGTAGGGAGCTTACCTGTGATTGTGGTGGGCCGGCTGAAGGTGGCGTTGGAACCACAGCTCTGGGAACTGGGAAAAGTGCTTCGGAAGGCTGG GCTGTCCGCTGGCTATGTGGACGCTGGGGCAGAGCCAGGCCGGAGTCGAATGATCAGCCAGGAAGAGTTTGCCAGGCAGCTACAGCTCTCTGATCCTCAGACGGTGGCTGGTGCCTTTGGCTACTTCCAGCAG gcaTCCAGTGCATTGAAGAGCAATGTTATCATCATGAGGAGGAACAAGGGAGAAATAATCA